The Myxococcota bacterium genome has a segment encoding these proteins:
- a CDS encoding SDR family oxidoreductase, whose protein sequence is MTELPLEGRTALVTGAARRTGRALALALARAGADVAVHFHTSEREAAEVVAEIRGLGRASVPVRADLTDAADAARAVDLAAKDLGRLDVLVNNVGVIVWKRIDEIEVDEWRASLAGTLDATWHTCRAALPHMRGQGYGRIVNVLDADADRLRATPLATPYKIGKTGSLVLTQTLAQTEAPHGITVNAVSPGTLENSQVKPPLERIPAGRYGTTDDLAAAVLFLASEAAAYVTGTNVKVSGGYLI, encoded by the coding sequence GTGACCGAGCTTCCCCTCGAAGGGCGCACGGCCCTCGTGACGGGCGCCGCGCGCCGGACCGGTCGCGCCCTCGCGCTCGCGCTCGCGCGCGCGGGCGCCGACGTCGCCGTCCACTTCCACACGAGCGAGCGCGAGGCCGCCGAGGTGGTCGCCGAGATCCGCGGGCTCGGCCGCGCGAGCGTGCCCGTGCGCGCCGACCTGACCGACGCCGCCGACGCCGCGCGCGCCGTCGACCTCGCCGCGAAGGACCTCGGCCGTCTCGACGTGCTCGTCAACAACGTCGGCGTCATCGTCTGGAAGCGGATCGACGAGATCGAGGTCGACGAGTGGCGCGCGTCGCTCGCCGGCACGCTCGATGCGACGTGGCACACCTGCCGCGCCGCGCTCCCGCACATGCGCGGGCAGGGCTACGGCCGCATCGTCAACGTGCTCGACGCCGACGCCGACCGCCTGCGCGCGACGCCGCTCGCGACGCCCTACAAGATCGGGAAGACCGGCTCGCTCGTGCTGACGCAGACGCTCGCGCAGACGGAGGCGCCGCACGGCATCACCGTCAACGCCGTGTCGCCCGGAACGCTCGAGAACTCGCAGGTGAAGCCTCCGCTCGAGCGCATCCCGGCCGGCCGCTACGGCACCACCGACGACCTCGCCGCCGCCGTCCTCTTCCTCGCGAGCGAGGCCGCGGCCTACGTGACGGGGACCAACGTCAAGGTCTCGGGCGGCTACTTGATCTAG
- a CDS encoding dihydropteroate synthase, producing the protein MSAQPPPDAYAPTLLGVVNVSPESMVTGSIARSRDEVVARARRLRDAGVAVVDLGGRSITPDAPLVDDDEEQRRLWPALEALVGEGFRVSVDTWSSATGCAAIERGASMVNFTGGEASAALLAAARRAGAALALTYMPYGDAYRMRSAARVPYRIDAIVAHLGPRVARARDAGVERVIVDPNLGILHPDTEDETKIHLQLDVVWNTERLRGLGCPLLYYAARKPERLARIMMASAVLHARPEYVRTHEPETIRKLLAAARESELGRGGPAAPRTDGTTTGLATEDGP; encoded by the coding sequence ATGTCCGCCCAGCCCCCGCCCGACGCCTACGCGCCGACGCTGCTCGGCGTCGTCAACGTCTCGCCCGAGTCGATGGTGACGGGCTCGATCGCGCGCTCGCGCGACGAGGTGGTCGCGCGGGCGCGCCGGCTGCGCGACGCGGGCGTCGCCGTCGTCGACCTCGGCGGGCGCTCCATCACGCCCGATGCGCCGCTCGTCGACGACGACGAGGAGCAGCGGCGGCTGTGGCCCGCGCTCGAGGCGCTCGTCGGCGAAGGCTTCCGCGTCTCCGTCGACACGTGGTCGTCCGCGACCGGGTGCGCGGCCATCGAGCGCGGCGCTTCGATGGTCAACTTCACCGGCGGCGAGGCGAGCGCCGCGCTGCTCGCGGCCGCACGGCGCGCCGGCGCCGCGCTCGCGCTCACGTACATGCCCTACGGTGATGCGTACCGCATGCGCAGCGCGGCGCGCGTTCCGTACCGCATCGACGCGATCGTCGCGCACCTCGGCCCGCGCGTCGCGCGCGCGCGCGACGCGGGCGTCGAGCGCGTGATCGTCGACCCGAACCTCGGCATCCTCCACCCCGATACCGAGGACGAGACCAAGATCCATCTGCAGCTCGACGTCGTCTGGAACACGGAGCGGCTGCGCGGGCTCGGCTGCCCGCTGCTCTACTATGCGGCGCGCAAGCCCGAGCGGCTGGCGCGCATCATGATGGCCTCCGCGGTGCTGCACGCGCGGCCCGAGTACGTGCGCACGCACGAGCCCGAGACGATCCGCAAGCTGCTCGCCGCGGCGCGCGAGTCCGAGCTCGGCCGGGGAGGCCCGGCGGCGCCGCGCACGGACGGGACGACGACGGGGCTCGCGACGGAGGACGGCCCGTGA
- a CDS encoding 6-carboxytetrahydropterin synthase — translation MSDRTDDPARRAPAGLRESWAIDMDKEYFKFSCAHFLIFPDGSKERLHGHNYHVEVEIQGDLTDRGLVIDFIEVKPVIRELCDELDEHWVVPGEHPELRVERRDDGHTEVVYRAARYLAPSDEVVILPFNNTSAENFASWIGRELVRRLTERFGATQVRRLRVAVSETPGQRGVYFATQA, via the coding sequence ATGTCCGACCGCACCGACGACCCGGCGCGCCGCGCGCCCGCGGGCCTGCGCGAGAGCTGGGCGATCGACATGGACAAGGAGTACTTCAAGTTCTCCTGCGCCCACTTCCTGATCTTTCCGGACGGGTCGAAGGAACGCCTGCACGGCCACAACTACCACGTCGAGGTCGAGATCCAGGGCGACCTCACCGACCGCGGCCTCGTGATCGACTTCATCGAGGTGAAGCCCGTGATCCGCGAGCTGTGCGACGAGCTCGACGAGCATTGGGTCGTGCCCGGCGAGCACCCGGAGCTGCGCGTGGAGCGGCGCGACGACGGCCACACCGAGGTCGTCTACCGCGCCGCGCGCTACCTCGCGCCGAGCGACGAGGTCGTGATCCTGCCCTTCAACAACACGTCGGCCGAGAACTTCGCGTCGTGGATCGGGCGCGAGCTCGTGCGGCGCCTCACCGAGCGCTTCGGCGCGACGCAGGTGCGAAGGCTGCGCGTCGCCGTGTCGGAGACGCCGGGGCAGCGCGGCGTCTACTTCGCGACCCAGGCCTAG
- a CDS encoding amidohydrolase family protein translates to MPSTPRTVQNEVPRLISVDDHVVEPAHVWESRLPAKYREVGPHVVIAPRGEFKLHDGVYREEPGDGKDMAVWWHYEDHRFQLKQIIACPGLPPEQVRAIGVTFDDIAKGCWDPKARIADMDLNHVEASLCFPNYPRFCGQLFAERKDKTLSKLCVEAYNDWMVEEWCGDSAGRLIPLCVVPLWDAKLAAAEIRRNAARGVRAVAFSEIPAWLGLPSIHTSYWDPFLEACQETGTVICMHIGSGTKTVNTGPDAPTVVGANLIACNSVSSMIDWLFSGKFVKYPDLKVLYAECQIGWIPYFVERADDTWQTHQWAQGESRIPEPPSHYYRRNVHSCFFKDSVGIEMIDKIGIDQVMFETDYPHQDGTFPHSKKVAEELFGHLDADGVRKIARTNAIDLFGLDLAR, encoded by the coding sequence ATGCCGAGCACGCCCCGCACCGTCCAGAACGAGGTTCCCCGCCTGATCAGCGTCGACGACCACGTCGTCGAGCCCGCGCACGTCTGGGAGTCGCGCCTCCCGGCGAAGTACCGCGAGGTCGGGCCGCACGTCGTGATCGCGCCGCGCGGAGAGTTCAAGCTCCACGACGGCGTGTACCGCGAGGAGCCGGGCGACGGGAAGGACATGGCGGTCTGGTGGCACTACGAGGACCACCGCTTCCAGCTCAAGCAGATCATCGCGTGCCCCGGCCTCCCGCCGGAGCAGGTGCGCGCGATCGGCGTCACGTTCGACGACATCGCGAAGGGCTGCTGGGACCCGAAGGCGCGCATCGCCGACATGGACCTCAACCACGTCGAGGCGTCGCTGTGCTTCCCGAACTATCCGCGCTTCTGCGGCCAGCTCTTCGCCGAGCGCAAGGACAAGACGCTCTCGAAGCTGTGCGTCGAGGCCTACAACGACTGGATGGTGGAGGAGTGGTGCGGCGACAGCGCCGGCCGGCTCATCCCGCTGTGCGTCGTCCCGCTGTGGGACGCGAAGCTCGCCGCCGCCGAGATCCGCCGCAACGCCGCGCGCGGCGTGCGCGCCGTCGCGTTCTCCGAGATCCCGGCCTGGCTCGGCCTGCCGTCGATCCACACGTCGTACTGGGACCCCTTCCTCGAGGCGTGCCAGGAGACGGGCACCGTCATCTGCATGCACATCGGCTCCGGCACGAAGACCGTGAACACCGGCCCCGACGCGCCGACGGTCGTCGGCGCCAACCTGATCGCGTGCAACAGCGTGTCGTCGATGATCGACTGGCTCTTCTCCGGAAAGTTCGTGAAGTACCCCGACCTCAAGGTGCTGTACGCGGAGTGTCAGATCGGCTGGATCCCGTACTTCGTCGAGCGCGCCGACGACACCTGGCAGACGCACCAGTGGGCGCAGGGCGAGTCGCGCATCCCCGAGCCGCCGTCGCACTACTACCGCCGCAACGTCCACAGCTGCTTCTTCAAAGACTCGGTCGGCATCGAGATGATCGACAAGATCGGCATCGACCAGGTGATGTTCGAGACCGACTACCCGCACCAGGACGGCACGTTCCCGCACTCGAAGAAGGTCGCGGAGGAGCTCTTCGGCCACCTCGACGCCGACGGCGTGCGCAAGATCGCGCGCACGAACGCGATCGACCTGTTCGGGCTCGACCTGGCTCGCTAG
- a CDS encoding MMPL family transporter, translating to MPIGPDAPRSPDLVVRLNELFARLAGACFDFRWGVLALAVVVVGGCMWLASSARIDNSYEAYFDPQDPTYLAYERFREDFGSDEVSYILYRAPGFEHGPWNLEVMRRIAEVTEAIADEVPFVYEVTTPANAELVRGTADGIEIAKIVDDFPETQEELLALRDAFLAKPMLVGGIVSADAQYGAIIVEMDRSSTDPLDEIRVDPEKGDALDNLYPQATDDAIEAILARPEYEGIEFYHSGDVPLNAIYNRIIDEESGTLDLFTSLVIGLILLLTFRSFLGALAPLVVLQASVIACVALIAAIGWKLDMSFGSTPTLLTAIGVAHSVHILSEFRARHRRLGDRREALVRTLYLLGTPCLLTSLTTSVGFLAMSSAPIKSISHSGVYNAFGVLVAFALSLTLLMALLSMGRRELAGIAGALAALAGFGALEGQGTALAAGGALAAGGVAAGLVLALFERRAPGAAAAKGGVRAQRALAAIAAFDVRHRRAILVGFAAVAVVSLVGMSRLVVDTNWLDDFSDRVELKAITERVDRVMGGTTNIIYLFDSGRADGIKEPAVLREMERLQAIGEERGALVRKSYSLVDILKDLNQAFHGGDPAWYRLPESRELVAQYLLLYEMSGGEEAEEYVSSDYRRASVEFRLALAPVSETAALVAQLDGELAANPLEETTVELTGIGALWLKLLDYIVSSQVQGFGTAFVVIAAMMVLIFRSLRLGVISMVPNVAPVLFTLGVMGFAGIPLDYSKVMIAAVAIGIAVDDTIHLLLRYRHEFLASGSYARALEDALQDVGRALVLTSVALVAGFLVLTFSVLASQAMYGILLATTISAALVADFLLMPALVLTFEPFGPEGARARGADEAPADLREAA from the coding sequence ATGCCGATCGGTCCCGACGCCCCGCGTAGCCCGGACCTCGTCGTACGCCTGAACGAGCTCTTCGCGCGTCTCGCGGGTGCGTGCTTCGACTTCCGCTGGGGGGTGCTCGCGCTCGCGGTGGTCGTCGTCGGTGGCTGCATGTGGCTCGCCTCGAGCGCGCGCATCGACAACAGCTACGAGGCCTACTTCGACCCGCAGGATCCGACCTATCTCGCGTACGAGCGCTTCCGCGAGGACTTCGGCTCGGACGAGGTGTCGTACATCCTCTACCGCGCCCCGGGCTTCGAGCACGGCCCGTGGAACCTCGAGGTGATGCGCCGGATCGCGGAGGTCACCGAGGCGATCGCCGACGAGGTCCCCTTCGTCTACGAGGTGACGACACCCGCGAACGCCGAGCTCGTGCGCGGCACCGCCGACGGCATCGAGATCGCGAAGATCGTCGACGACTTCCCGGAGACGCAGGAGGAGCTGCTCGCGCTGCGCGACGCGTTCCTCGCGAAGCCGATGCTCGTCGGCGGCATCGTGAGCGCCGACGCGCAGTACGGCGCGATCATCGTCGAGATGGATCGCTCGAGCACCGACCCGCTCGACGAGATCCGCGTCGACCCCGAGAAGGGGGACGCGCTCGACAACCTCTACCCACAGGCGACCGACGACGCGATCGAGGCCATCCTCGCGCGGCCCGAGTACGAGGGCATCGAGTTCTACCACTCGGGCGACGTGCCGCTGAACGCGATCTACAACCGCATCATCGACGAGGAGAGCGGCACGCTCGACCTGTTCACCTCGCTCGTGATCGGGCTCATCCTGCTCCTCACGTTCCGCTCGTTCCTCGGCGCGCTCGCGCCGCTCGTCGTGCTGCAGGCGAGCGTGATCGCGTGCGTCGCGCTGATCGCCGCGATCGGCTGGAAGCTCGACATGAGCTTCGGGTCGACGCCGACGCTGCTCACGGCGATCGGCGTCGCGCACTCGGTCCACATCCTGTCCGAGTTCCGCGCCCGGCACCGCCGCCTCGGCGACCGGCGCGAGGCGCTCGTGCGCACGCTCTACCTGCTCGGCACGCCGTGTCTGCTGACGAGCCTCACGACCTCGGTCGGCTTCCTCGCGATGAGCTCGGCGCCGATCAAGAGCATCTCGCACTCGGGCGTCTACAACGCGTTCGGCGTGCTCGTGGCGTTCGCGCTGTCGCTCACGCTGCTGATGGCGCTGCTCTCGATGGGGCGGCGCGAGCTCGCGGGCATCGCGGGCGCGCTCGCGGCGCTCGCGGGCTTCGGCGCGCTCGAGGGGCAGGGCACGGCGCTCGCGGCGGGGGGCGCGCTCGCGGCGGGCGGCGTCGCGGCCGGGCTCGTGCTCGCGCTCTTCGAGCGCCGCGCGCCGGGCGCCGCGGCCGCGAAGGGCGGCGTGCGCGCGCAGCGCGCGCTCGCCGCGATCGCGGCCTTCGACGTGCGCCACCGCCGCGCCATCCTCGTGGGCTTCGCGGCGGTCGCCGTCGTCTCGCTCGTCGGCATGTCGCGCCTCGTCGTCGACACGAACTGGCTCGACGACTTCTCCGACCGGGTCGAGCTCAAGGCCATCACCGAGCGCGTCGACCGCGTCATGGGCGGCACGACCAACATCATCTACCTCTTCGATTCGGGGCGCGCCGACGGCATCAAGGAGCCGGCCGTCCTGCGCGAGATGGAGCGCCTGCAGGCGATCGGCGAGGAGCGCGGCGCGCTCGTTCGCAAGTCGTACTCGCTCGTCGACATCCTCAAGGATCTGAACCAGGCCTTCCACGGTGGCGACCCGGCCTGGTACCGCCTCCCCGAGTCGCGCGAGCTCGTCGCGCAGTACCTGCTGCTCTACGAGATGTCGGGCGGCGAGGAGGCCGAGGAGTACGTCTCCTCGGACTACCGCCGCGCGAGCGTCGAGTTCCGCCTCGCGCTCGCGCCGGTGAGCGAGACGGCCGCCCTCGTCGCGCAGCTCGACGGCGAGCTCGCCGCGAACCCGCTCGAGGAGACGACGGTCGAGCTCACGGGCATCGGCGCCCTCTGGCTCAAGCTCCTCGACTACATCGTCTCGAGCCAGGTGCAGGGCTTCGGCACGGCGTTCGTCGTGATCGCGGCGATGATGGTGCTGATCTTCCGCTCGCTGCGGCTCGGCGTGATCTCGATGGTGCCGAACGTGGCGCCCGTCCTCTTCACGCTGGGCGTCATGGGCTTCGCCGGCATCCCGCTCGACTACAGCAAGGTGATGATCGCCGCCGTCGCGATCGGCATCGCCGTCGACGACACGATCCACCTGCTGCTGCGCTACCGGCACGAGTTCCTCGCGTCGGGAAGCTATGCGCGCGCGCTCGAGGACGCGCTCCAGGACGTCGGTCGCGCGCTCGTGCTGACGTCGGTCGCGCTCGTCGCCGGATTCCTCGTGCTCACGTTCTCGGTGCTCGCGAGTCAGGCGATGTACGGCATCCTGCTCGCGACGACGATCTCGGCCGCGCTCGTCGCCGACTTCCTGCTCATGCCCGCGCTCGTGCTCACCTTCGAGCCCTTCGGGCCCGAGGGCGCGCGCGCGCGCGGCGCGGACGAAGCGCCTGCCGACCTGCGCGAGGCCGCGTAG
- a CDS encoding outer membrane lipoprotein-sorting protein, with translation MDPALRPPAAALAFAALAALAALAPARAAVADDAAPTAREIMERVDARDDGDRSTMEMEMILIDKGGSQRVRRLRTFGRDVGEDEQSILFFLSPADVEDTGFLTYDYDDPERDDDQWLYLPALSRTKRIASSDKSGAFMGSDFSYADMTDRPVDEYAYTLVGEGEVDGHPVWQIESVPTTEREKDETGYEKLVQFVRKDNYVVVRSVAFVKKGKRLKYFEVEKLDRIDGIWVATEMTMTTKKGKQTLHRTVLRSSDVRFGQDLPEDLFTVRRLEKGL, from the coding sequence GTGGACCCCGCGCTTCGCCCGCCTGCCGCCGCTCTCGCGTTCGCGGCGCTCGCCGCTCTCGCCGCGCTCGCGCCGGCGCGCGCCGCCGTCGCCGACGACGCGGCGCCGACCGCGCGCGAGATCATGGAGCGCGTCGACGCGCGCGACGACGGCGACCGCTCCACGATGGAGATGGAGATGATCCTGATCGACAAGGGCGGCAGCCAGCGCGTGCGGCGGCTGCGCACGTTCGGCCGCGACGTCGGCGAGGACGAGCAGTCGATCCTCTTCTTCCTGTCGCCGGCCGACGTCGAGGACACGGGCTTCCTCACCTACGACTACGACGACCCGGAACGCGACGACGACCAGTGGCTCTACCTGCCCGCGCTCTCGCGCACGAAGCGCATCGCGTCCTCCGACAAGAGCGGCGCGTTCATGGGCTCCGACTTCAGCTATGCGGACATGACGGACCGCCCCGTCGACGAGTACGCGTACACGCTCGTCGGCGAGGGCGAGGTCGACGGACATCCCGTGTGGCAGATCGAGTCCGTGCCGACGACCGAGCGCGAGAAGGACGAGACGGGGTACGAGAAGCTCGTCCAGTTCGTGCGCAAGGACAACTACGTCGTCGTGCGCAGCGTCGCCTTCGTGAAGAAGGGGAAGCGGCTCAAGTACTTCGAGGTCGAGAAGCTCGACCGCATCGACGGCATCTGGGTCGCGACCGAGATGACGATGACCACGAAGAAGGGCAAGCAGACCCTGCACCGCACCGTGCTGCGCTCGAGCGACGTGCGCTTCGGCCAGGATCTCCCCGAGGACCTGTTCACGGTGCGCCGCCTCGAGAAGGGGCTCTAG
- a CDS encoding DUF1302 family protein encodes MPSRASGCAAARARALVAGAAVLVALASGARADDMDDVLGGFEDGDDDAFAVDEAALDDETARWWDVSGSVELSGSVNYRRHRSDTGTDYGGLQRLRLRGNLALEVDVPEAPWLRDGKVRVEGFGFYDPAYAINGRSDYTERVLDLYELDGEVGEAWIQAKVHDRIDVKLGRQVVIWGRSETLRVLDVLNPLDNREPGRVDIEDLRRPLGMLKVDGYAGDWSLTAIAIPEIRFDRSPVVGSDFYPGTVELREVKPEDFEDGELAARLLGIFPGWDVSLHAAWFWNDLARVDAATGQLVHDRLWMVGSGGNYTVGSWLLKYELAFLDGLGFAAADDEKQRIDALVGVEYYGFTDTTIVFEIANRHLFGHEPAMRAAPDFAREDQQELALRITRNFWHDTLHVTLLGYALDVDPSDGSVVRLDVSYDVRDALTVGLGILLFQDSPDGFLDGYGRNDRLLFSAKWSF; translated from the coding sequence ATGCCGTCGCGCGCCTCCGGATGCGCGGCCGCGCGCGCGCGCGCCCTCGTCGCGGGCGCCGCGGTGCTCGTTGCACTCGCGAGCGGCGCGCGCGCCGACGACATGGACGACGTCCTCGGCGGCTTCGAGGACGGCGACGACGACGCGTTCGCCGTCGACGAAGCCGCGCTCGACGACGAGACCGCGCGCTGGTGGGACGTCTCCGGAAGCGTGGAGCTGAGCGGCTCGGTGAACTACCGCCGCCACCGCTCCGACACGGGCACGGACTACGGAGGCCTCCAGCGCCTGCGCCTGCGCGGCAACCTCGCGCTCGAGGTCGACGTCCCCGAGGCGCCGTGGCTCCGCGACGGCAAGGTCCGCGTCGAGGGCTTTGGCTTCTACGACCCCGCCTACGCGATCAACGGCCGCAGCGACTACACCGAGCGGGTGCTCGACCTCTACGAGCTCGACGGCGAGGTGGGCGAAGCCTGGATCCAGGCGAAGGTCCACGACCGCATCGACGTGAAGCTCGGTCGGCAGGTCGTCATCTGGGGACGCAGCGAGACGCTGCGCGTCCTCGACGTGTTGAACCCGCTCGACAACCGCGAGCCGGGGCGCGTCGACATCGAGGATCTCCGCCGCCCGCTCGGCATGTTGAAGGTCGACGGCTACGCCGGGGACTGGTCGCTCACCGCCATCGCGATTCCCGAGATCCGCTTCGACCGCTCGCCGGTCGTGGGGAGCGACTTCTATCCCGGCACGGTCGAGCTGCGCGAAGTGAAGCCCGAGGACTTCGAGGACGGCGAGCTCGCCGCGCGCCTGCTCGGCATCTTCCCCGGCTGGGACGTCTCGCTCCACGCGGCGTGGTTCTGGAACGATCTCGCGCGCGTCGACGCCGCGACCGGGCAGCTCGTGCACGACCGCCTGTGGATGGTGGGGAGCGGCGGCAACTACACCGTCGGGAGCTGGCTGCTCAAGTACGAGCTCGCCTTCCTGGACGGTCTCGGCTTCGCGGCCGCCGACGACGAGAAGCAGCGCATCGACGCGCTCGTCGGCGTCGAGTACTACGGGTTCACGGACACGACGATCGTGTTCGAGATCGCGAACCGGCACCTGTTCGGGCACGAGCCCGCGATGCGCGCCGCCCCCGACTTCGCGCGCGAGGACCAGCAGGAGCTCGCGCTCCGCATCACGCGCAACTTCTGGCACGACACGCTCCACGTCACGCTGCTCGGCTACGCGCTCGACGTCGATCCGAGCGACGGCTCCGTGGTGAGGCTCGACGTGTCCTACGACGTGCGCGACGCGCTGACCGTCGGCCTCGGCATCCTGCTCTTCCAGGATTCTCCCGACGGCTTCCTCGACGGCTACGGCCGCAACGACCGGCTGCTCTTCTCGGCGAAGTGGAGCTTCTGA
- a CDS encoding nitroreductase/quinone reductase family protein — translation MELLSVRAVRGVAAGALALAVAFAVATWVALEWSDVARIETRAEDGHLRSTHVWYAVRDGALWVEAGARDNPWFVDALREPRVAIVVDGERREARAVVVDDDRERARLRAALRARYGWRDAWVGMLVDASQSVPVRLDP, via the coding sequence GTGGAGCTTCTGAGCGTGCGCGCGGTGCGCGGCGTGGCCGCGGGAGCGCTCGCGCTCGCGGTCGCCTTCGCCGTCGCGACGTGGGTCGCCCTCGAGTGGAGCGACGTCGCGCGCATCGAGACCCGCGCGGAGGACGGCCACCTCCGCTCGACGCACGTCTGGTACGCGGTGCGCGACGGCGCCCTCTGGGTCGAGGCCGGGGCGCGCGACAACCCGTGGTTCGTCGACGCGCTGCGCGAGCCGCGCGTCGCGATCGTCGTCGACGGGGAGCGACGCGAGGCGCGCGCCGTCGTCGTCGACGACGACCGCGAGCGCGCGCGGCTGCGCGCAGCCCTGCGCGCGCGCTACGGCTGGCGCGACGCCTGGGTCGGCATGCTCGTCGACGCGTCGCAGTCCGTGCCCGTGCGACTCGACCCGTAG
- a CDS encoding MBL fold metallo-hydrolase, protein MSAHRTRLAAFAVAAAALAATTSACALRDAIAARLVRRAVEANLRTSLLDDLPDGLHVGLCGAGSPLPDPERGGPCAVVVAGRRVFVVDAGANASRTLARMRVPQGAIEAVFLTHFHSDHIDGLGELMLQRWVNGNAAAPLPVHGPTGVERVVAGLREAYALDAGYRVAHHGEAVVPRAGAGGEARAFAEPPDGESAVLLDDGGVRVVAFRVDHAPVSPAVGYRFEYGGRAVAISGDTKRSANVERFARGVDVLVHEALAPRIVAWMTEAAEAAERPAVAKITRDILDYHTTPVEAAQSASAAGARHLLLTHVVPPLPISLLEGVFLEGVADAFDGGVTLGRDGVLASCATGGDEVEIRDLL, encoded by the coding sequence GTGTCCGCGCACCGAACCCGACTCGCCGCCTTCGCCGTCGCCGCCGCCGCGCTCGCGGCGACCACCTCGGCCTGCGCGCTGCGCGACGCGATCGCGGCGCGCCTCGTGCGCCGCGCCGTCGAAGCGAACCTGCGCACGAGCCTGCTCGACGACCTGCCCGACGGCCTCCACGTCGGCCTGTGCGGCGCGGGCTCGCCGCTCCCCGACCCCGAGCGCGGCGGGCCGTGCGCGGTCGTCGTCGCCGGGCGCCGGGTGTTCGTCGTCGACGCGGGCGCGAACGCGTCGCGCACGCTCGCGCGCATGCGCGTGCCGCAGGGCGCGATCGAGGCCGTGTTCCTCACGCACTTCCACTCCGATCACATCGACGGCCTGGGCGAGCTCATGCTGCAGCGCTGGGTGAACGGCAACGCGGCTGCGCCGTTGCCCGTGCACGGGCCGACCGGCGTCGAGCGCGTGGTCGCGGGGCTGCGCGAGGCGTATGCGCTCGACGCGGGCTATCGCGTCGCGCACCACGGCGAGGCGGTGGTGCCGCGCGCCGGAGCCGGCGGCGAGGCGCGCGCGTTCGCCGAGCCGCCCGACGGAGAGAGCGCCGTGCTCCTCGACGATGGCGGCGTGCGCGTCGTCGCGTTCCGCGTCGACCACGCGCCCGTGTCGCCGGCGGTCGGCTACCGCTTCGAGTACGGCGGGCGCGCCGTCGCGATCAGCGGCGACACGAAGCGCTCCGCGAACGTCGAACGGTTCGCACGCGGGGTCGACGTGCTCGTGCACGAGGCGCTCGCGCCGCGGATCGTCGCGTGGATGACCGAGGCCGCCGAGGCGGCCGAGCGACCCGCGGTCGCGAAGATCACGCGCGACATCCTCGACTACCACACGACGCCGGTCGAGGCCGCGCAGAGCGCGAGCGCGGCCGGTGCGCGCCACCTGCTCCTGACGCACGTCGTGCCGCCGCTCCCGATCTCGCTGCTCGAGGGCGTCTTCCTCGAAGGCGTCGCCGACGCCTTCGACGGCGGCGTCACGCTCGGCCGCGACGGCGTGCTGGCGAGCTGCGCGACCGGGGGCGACGAGGTCGAGATCCGGGATCTGCTGTAG